Proteins encoded in a region of the Balaenoptera ricei isolate mBalRic1 chromosome 19, mBalRic1.hap2, whole genome shotgun sequence genome:
- the PABPN1L gene encoding embryonic polyadenylate-binding protein 2 isoform X1, whose protein sequence is MWPFLSRALFPPPTEAWLSRASSDPEAQGWGAWSRAEKTPLGPGAGDREEEETGEAEEHEEDAGFLLPLLERGHLAECPLPDQELEAIKLKLWAMEQAQRPKPPGEQGPEGEEEDATALLAGQLLSPETDSPTEAVEADHRSVYVGNVDYGGTAQELEAYFNHCGEIQRVTILCDKFSGHPKGYAYIEFATESSAQAAVELDKSVFRGRVIKVLPKRTNLPGISSTDRGGLRGHPGARGGPFPHSNFQGGARFRPRGWNRGRGRFSPWYSPY, encoded by the exons ATGTGGCCCTTCCTCAGCCGAGCTCTCTTCCCGCCCCCCACTGAGGCCTGGCTCAGCAGGGCTTCCTCAGACCCCgaggcccagggctggggggccTGGAGCCGGGCCGAGAAGACCCCTCTGGGCCCgggggctggggacagggaggaggaggagacgggGGAAGCGGAAGAGCACGAGGAAGACGCAGGCTTCCTGCTGCCTCTCCTGGAGAGGGGGCACCTGGCCGAGTGCCCGTTACCTGACCAG GAGCTGGAAGCCATCAAACTGAAGCTGTGGGCCATGGAGCAGGCCCAGCGACCGAAGCCGCCCGGGGAGCAGGGCCcagagggggaagaggaagacGCCACGGCCCTGCTGGCCGGGCAGCTGCTGAGCCCCGAGACAG ACAGCCCCACGGAGGCGGTGGAGGCCGATCACAGATCCGTCTACGTGGGCAAc GTGGACTACGGGGGCACAGCCCAGGAGCTGGAGGCCTATTTCAACCACTGCGGGGAGATCCAGCGGGTCACCATCCTGTGCGACAAGTTCTCCGGACACCCCAAGGG cTATGCATACATAGAGTTTGCCACCGAGAGCTCGGCCCAGGCCGCTGTGGAGCTGGACAAGAGCGTCTTCCGAGGCCGGGTCATCAAG GTGCTGCCCAAAAGAACCAATTTACCAGGGATCAGCTCCACGGACCGCGGGGGCCTTCGGGGACACCCAGGCGCCAGGGGGGGACCCTTCCCTCACAGCAACTTCCAGGGCGGGGCCCGTTTCAGACCACGGGGGTGGAACCg GGGGCGCGGAAGGTTCTCACCGTGGTATTCACCGTATTGA
- the PABPN1L gene encoding embryonic polyadenylate-binding protein 2 isoform X2, with translation MWPFLSRALFPPPTEAWLSRASSDPEAQGWGAWSRAEKTPLGPGAGDREEEETGEAEEHEEDAGFLLPLLERGHLAECPLPDQELEAIKLKLWAMEQAQRPKPPGEQGPEGEEEDATALLAGQLLSPETDSPTEAVEADHRSVYVGNVDYGGTAQELEAYFNHCGEIQRVTILCDKFSGHPKGCCPKEPIYQGSAPRTAGAFGDTQAPGGDPSLTATSRAGPVSDHGGGTGGAEGSHRGIHRIEGRARF, from the exons ATGTGGCCCTTCCTCAGCCGAGCTCTCTTCCCGCCCCCCACTGAGGCCTGGCTCAGCAGGGCTTCCTCAGACCCCgaggcccagggctggggggccTGGAGCCGGGCCGAGAAGACCCCTCTGGGCCCgggggctggggacagggaggaggaggagacgggGGAAGCGGAAGAGCACGAGGAAGACGCAGGCTTCCTGCTGCCTCTCCTGGAGAGGGGGCACCTGGCCGAGTGCCCGTTACCTGACCAG GAGCTGGAAGCCATCAAACTGAAGCTGTGGGCCATGGAGCAGGCCCAGCGACCGAAGCCGCCCGGGGAGCAGGGCCcagagggggaagaggaagacGCCACGGCCCTGCTGGCCGGGCAGCTGCTGAGCCCCGAGACAG ACAGCCCCACGGAGGCGGTGGAGGCCGATCACAGATCCGTCTACGTGGGCAAc GTGGACTACGGGGGCACAGCCCAGGAGCTGGAGGCCTATTTCAACCACTGCGGGGAGATCCAGCGGGTCACCATCCTGTGCGACAAGTTCTCCGGACACCCCAAGGG GTGCTGCCCAAAAGAACCAATTTACCAGGGATCAGCTCCACGGACCGCGGGGGCCTTCGGGGACACCCAGGCGCCAGGGGGGGACCCTTCCCTCACAGCAACTTCCAGGGCGGGGCCCGTTTCAGACCACGGGGGTGGAACCg GGGGCGCGGAAGGTTCTCACCGTGGTATTCACCGTATTGAAGGGAGGGCCCGATTTTGA